The following is a genomic window from Chaetodon trifascialis isolate fChaTrf1 chromosome 13, fChaTrf1.hap1, whole genome shotgun sequence.
ttgtaaatatatgcttattctaaAATATCCAGAACATAAGAATAAGCAAGTTTTAAGTTTCAAGCATCTTAAAGTAGCTGTGGTGTTACAAAATCATTTTTGCTGGTCAGGTTTGAGGTCCCTCTTCAGCCTTCTAGTGTCGACttcaatgtgttttatttgccttgtcttgtctgtctctcttcccctcAGTTTGTGGTGTCCCTGTTGTTCCTGACGGCCATAGCAGGCCTGGCGCTCACATTAGGAGAGGATTTCGGTCCAGGTGACGACACACCTTCAGCAATGAAAAATCCTGATGTATATTATGCAAACCCCGTCCTGTTTGCCGTCACATGGGTAAATATAGCaggttttcccttttttttttaatttgctggGGTGCTTAAGATGGaaagatgactttttttttttttttaaatttctgacattttgttctTTGCTAGATACTTGTGCTGATGTGTCAAGAAGGAGTGAGGCGGACCGAAGGAGCAGTGGACTCCAGCTCTCTCTTCATGTTCTGGTTTCTCCTTGTTCTGTGTGATATCTTCCCTTTCCAGACACTCCTACGAGAGGCACTCAAGCTGGTATGAACATTTGACTAATTAAGGAACAAGGCATTAATCAAGAACAAAAGTGGTATCATTCCTCGGACAGACTCACTTTATTGGATGGATTCGTCTTTGCATATTTGTCAGTAATGCACCAGTCACTTTAGCATCTCCCTCACCCTTTAATGTCTTTCTCACTCTCATCTTTTACCAGCAGGGAGAGATCAGGGATCTCCCTCGTTTTTGCCTTTTCTACATTTCCTTTGGGCTGGAATTGATTGCACttattctctctgctgtggctgaTATCCCACCGGAAGCCAAAGATCGCGCAAAAAAAGTACCTCAACAcccctttttgttttgttaacatttctgttttgatgCGACTGTTGATAAAACTCATACTGATGTAACAAATAATGCTCTGAGCCTTCATCACGTCAGCCTGCTGTGCACGTAATTCGcccatttgtcttttttctacAGAATCCTAAGGAAGGGGCAGCATTTCTGAGCAGAATCACTTTCAACTGGTTTAACAGGTAAATTAAAAGTTTCCGCAGTAAGAATCCTAAGCAAACAACCACACCTCTACACCACAACTTCCAACTTCTCCTTGTCTCTCCAGCATGGCGGTGAAGGGATACAAGCAGCCCCTGGTTCAGGAGGACATGTGGGAGCTGAACAACGCAGATACTACATCTTACATCAATGAGCGCTTCCAGCGTGTCATGCAGTTGGAGTTGGGCGCAGCTGTGGCTAAGTATCGAAAGAAGTTGGACAAGAAAtcgcagaagaagagagacaaagcCCAGGAAGAGGCCTTCGGAAATGGCCTCTCTAATAGTCTGGGGAAAGGCGTCAGTCAGGACGTGCTGATGATGGTGAACaagcttatttttattttcaaaaagatGTGTTCTATATATTATATCTATTCACAGTACAGAGCCTGTCCATGTGTGCTCAAAGGCAATGTTCAAACAATATTTTTCTttaggaggaaaaagaaaaaaaagaagatgacaagaaaaagaaaaaggacaaaaagaaggaggaaaaggacTACCCCAACTCCTGGCTGATTACCACCATTTACAAGACCTTTAAAAGGATTCTGTACGAGTCTGCCATCTTCAAACTGTTGCAGGACCTGCTGGCTTTTGTCAGTCCTCAACTCCTAAAGTGAGTCAAGTTTGAAATAATCTCACCGGCACCAAGATGTGTTCACTGCTGTCCTGCAGTTGTTTTTTAAACAgctcaatgttttttttattgcggTTTTAATTGGTTTCATTAGTCCATCTGAGAAACTTTGACAGAGCACAAACCCTGAACCTGCTAAGTCACCGTGCAAAGCAGTTTCTACAGTTTACTGCTGTTCACTCTTCACACTGTCATCACTGAATGCAATCATTAACTCAGGGTCAAACTCACAGCAGGagatttctttcctttttaaacTTGTAGTCTTCAGGCTTGATTGACACTGTGGGAAGCAATTTATGGCAATTCACTGCCTGTGAATGTTTTAACCCTTCAGCTTAATTACTCTCTACTCATTGATTAGCTTGAACAACACCCGATAACACCAGGGTCGGACAGTGgggacagtgagagaggaagaaaattaAATAGGATACCAAATGAGAGAATTGATAACAATACGTTACATgattgcaagaaaaaaaaaaaaaaaaactgccgttatgtgctgtaaatgtcaaCGTAAATGTCCTATTAGCAAGCACTGAGCTGCCTTGTTAACTAACTATTCCTTTCCTAGATTGATGGTCTCCTTCACTAAGGACAAAGACAGGAACGTCTGGGAAGGGTATCTGtatgcagtgctgctgctggtggtggccATTCTGCAGTCTCTGTTCCTGCAGCAGTACTTCCAGCGCTGCTTTGTGCTGGGGACAAAGGTTCGCACTGCCATCATGGCTGCTGTGTACAAAAAGGTAAACACATAAATGGTAGCACAATGACATTTTCTTACTTTGCCTCAGACAACAAATTTCCATGGCCACATATTTAACcgtcactgaaaatgaaacatttcttgCAAGATACAAGATAAATCTGCTATTTTCCTGCACTATTTAATATGTCATATGTTTGGACCCAGTGATAGCTGTACGTGTAGCTGTGCATTAAATAACTGCAACTCCTCCCAACAATTCCTTTTTCATCCCTTCTCCAAGTCATTGGTGGTGTCTAATGAAGCTCGTAAAGAGTCGACGGTTGGGGAAACAGTGAACCTGATGTCAGCAGATGCCCAGCGCTTCAACGATGTGACCAACTTCATCCACCTGCTGTGGTCCTGCCCTCTGCAGATCATCCTGTCCATATTTTTCTTGTGGCTCGAGTTAGGACCATCTGTATTGGCAGGACTGGGAGTCATGGTGCTAATGGTGCCGATCAATGGACTGCTCGCCAACAAGGCCAGAAATTTCCAGGTCTGcagaaatgcacacatacaggatAATTGTTTTACAATTAGAATTTAGTGCACTATATATACCAAAAAATAGACCTACAAACTTCTTCCCTTCCCGTCTTCCAGCATATTCTATAACTACCTTTAACAATGAGCTAAATGTCCTAACTGATGTACATGATCGTTTTCCAGATAGAGAACATGAAGTTCAAGGACAAGAGATTGAAAATCATGAATGAAATGCTCAGTGGGATCAAGGTGAGTGCCCTTATTCCATTATTTTAACCATCAACAATAGTTGGTATAAAGTCAACAACTGCAATTTCTTTTGCGAAAAAATTGTTGGGGCGGGTAGGTGGAGGTGGGGGACTCTAAGTAAGGCCTTCCTCACATGAAAGGCTTTTGTTCTTCAGGAAAGAGCTGAAATGTTAGTCCACTCTACCTTCTATTATACTGTGTACACCACCTGTGGTTCATTACATAAGGTATGAATGCTGTCCTTCCCCCGCCTTTCCTTTTCCATGTCCTCCACAACGCTCCTGTCCCCCTCTTTGTCTTTCACCTCCCACCAGATTTTGAAGCTGTATGCCTGGGAGCCATCCTTCCAGACACAGGTGAAAGACATAAGAAATGAAGAACTCAAGGTCATGAAGAAGTTTGCCTACCTGCAGTCTgtctccatcttcatcttcacctgtGCCCCAGCTCTGGTGAGACCTGTGACCAACAACAAGACAAGAAGCAACACATCAAGGATGGTCCTTTTTTTCTCATGCTCTCTTCTTTTTGCAGGTGTCTGTGGTcacatttgcagtgtttgtcGGGGTGAGCTCAGATAACTTGTTGACTGCCGAGAAAGCTTTCACTTCAATCTCTCTTTTCAACATCCTCCGATTTCCCCTGGCCATGCTGCCCATGCTCATCGCTTCCATTGTGCAAGTAAGGGAACAACACCACACAGCACATGTACGCATATCAAACGTGTGTTGTAAGTCCACTAACCTGTTCTCTGACACTTCAGACGTTAGTGTCCAAGAAGCGTTTGGAGAAGTTTCTGGGAGGTGAAGACCTTGAAAGTGACACCATACGCCATGACCCCAATTTCAGTACGTTCATTATCAGTATTTGTTGGTACATGTACAGtccatctgtcctctctgtccatctgttttcATCACTCTACGcatctgttttcatcttttagGCTCTGCTGTCAGCGTATGTGACGGTTCCTTTTCTTGGGAAAGAGAAGCTCAGCCTCTGCTAAAAAAGTTTGCTTTGTCAAAGATACACAAAATGGCACATTTGAATTAAATGCCAAATGGCTGCAAAACATACtctatttcatattttttctgtgtgtgtttgccagtgTGTCCTTGGATATTAAGCCAGGTCGGTTGGTAGCAGTAGTGGGAGCTGTGGGCTCAGGAAAGTCTTCTCTCATATCAGCCCTCCTGGGGGAGATGCACTGCACCAAAGGCTTTATTAACATTCAGGTGACACCTTATTTCTCTCTTCGTGTCTGTCTAACAGTGATAATGTGTTTGACCGAGGGCATATAATGTGCACCATGTAACTTCTTGTCAATTTTTGATTAAATGAaggtttaataataataataatgatgatctctctctccctttctcatcAGAATTTGTCagaatttctgtttgtgtgttagaCTCACAACATACAGAAAACTGATTGAATTGAATAAACACAGCAGTTAAGTTCACAATGCAGACTGCTAATACAGTACATAGGTGCTAAAAGAACCACCTCATCCAAATTGAAACAGGGAACGGACTGAATGAAattcatgctgtttttcttcctctctcaacCAGTGTAGTGTTTGGTTTGAATGAAAACCTGTATGAATGCCCCCTTTTCCATGGTAGAGACATGACCCttagtgtctgtctgtccagggTTCCCTTGCCTTTGTGCCTCAACAAGCTTGGATCCAAAATGCCACTCTGAGGGATAATATCCTGTTTGGCTCTCCCCATGAGGAAAAGAGGTTCCAGAAGGTGATAAAAGCATGTGCCCTGGCACCTGACCTGGAGCTGCTGCCTGGGGGTGACCTCACTGAGATCGGAGAGAAAGTAAGACTAAAGGGAGTTGTCTTAGCTCAGATAAACATTCCGGACGTTCAGTGACATTtatcttctcctctcctctcctctcctctcctctcctctcctctcctctcctctcctctcctctcctcttcagggCATCAACCTCTCAGGGGGTCAGAAGCAGCGTGTGAGCTTGGCCCGGGCAGCTTACAGTCAGGCTGATATCTATCTTTTAGATGACCCATTGTCTGCTGTGGACTCTCATGTAGGAAAGCATCTTTTTGAAAAAGTGATTGGACCCAAAGGAGTGCTCAAAGACAAGGTCTGTGCTAAGCCTAAATTAATGCATTGATCAGTAGGAGATGTGTCACAGCAGCATAATACACATTAAGATGTTAAATATATTGGCAACGTTGGTAGCAGGCAATTCAGgatatgatttttttaaaccactttTTTAGTCGCTGTGAATTTGCAGTTATTCAGTCACCCTGTTgatatatgtacagtacagtatatgctTTCATTTTAACCCGCTGAGGTGGAAAAATCCAATTGTACTTTTGCCTGTACAGACTCGTATCCTGGTGACTCACGGAGTGAGCTTCCTGCCGTACGTTGATGAAATAGTGGTCTTGGTGGATGGAGTAATTTCTGAGGTTGGATCTTATGACAGCCTTCGTGCCAGCAGAGGAGCTTTCTCTGAATTTCTTGACACATATGCCAAAGAGCAAAGCAATCAGACCCATTCAGAGAAAGGTAATTATGGTTTTCCCCCCTGCATTGTGGGTTGAAgctgtcctttttttttggccCACTCACAAACTGTGGCTGACGTTTGCACATGCATTTCTTTGAGATTATAGGATGGCATTATTTAGATGTATATGCAGctcttatatatatatgaatttcttgtttttgttcttgcatTTGAATCAATACTTTCAATTGATATGATTCACTAAAGGGTGTGAGACACCATTTATGATCTGTGACCATATTTGTTCAGGTAATTCCCAGGACAGTGCAGACATAGAGCTCATCCCTGAAAGCGACGATGTTCAACCCGACTCTGCTTTGGAGGACGCAGTTTCTGTCACcctgaagagagaaaacagtatCCGCCGCAGCCAGCGCAACGGCAGGTTAGAGCACAGTGAAGTGGCTGGCAGCAACATGAAGAACCTGCTTGttagtgtgtgtgactgagtatAAATGGAGGGGCAGAGGGCTTCTTGTAGGGCGCATAAGCAAGTCAGCACTGTTACACCACCTTGTGTCCATAATATTGTCTCATGTAGTATTGTCTGATcttgttttcttatttcatctgttctttccttctttctagTGTCAGACTAAGAAAAAATAGTTCCATTAAAAAATCAGCTGATGTCGATGAGTCAAAGAAGGGCCAGAGGCTAATAGAGAACGAAACTATGGAAACAGGGCGGGTAATCTAACCTCTTGATCATTTTGATCATTGGAATCACCTTGATCATTTTTCACAGgcgttgtttttcctctctctctcttacatcCAGGTGAAGTTCTCAGTGTACGTCCAGTACATGAGTGCCCTGGGCTGGGGATATACTTTCATGGCCTTCATGAATTACCTCCTCCAGAACGCTGCTTTCATCGGTCAGAACGTGTGGCTGAGTGACTGGACCAGTGATTCCGATGAGTATGCCAACAAGACATACCCTGCCCATATAAGGGACACGAGAGTGGGAGTGTTTGGAGCTCTGGGAGTGGTTCAGGGTAACTGAACGATCATTACTTTGTTATTTAGCAATTTTCAGATTCCTGTCAGTTAGCTTCAAAGCTAACTGAAAGTGAATTTTTATTTCTATTGGTGACAGAAaactctctgtctttctctctgtctctgtcatttATGATCCAgttgttttacagtattttgaGTGCAAACTGCACATTGAGTTTCCATATGTCTAACATATTGTATTATAAGgaaagtctgacattttgggaaataactCTAGCTTAGCTTATGCTGTATTGATGTTGCATGGGCTGGATGGAAAAATGTTTAGTATGCATTACCTGACAAATCAAGAGGGTTGTATGAGGGTGGAAAGACTTTTACATTTACCATCAGACTATGGCTAACATGAGCTGTCCATGTATTTGCTTTTCAGGCAATTCTGTACTGTAAGTCGGTTATAGCAGAGCTTTCTCAGCTATAGCTACAGCATGTAACTCATTGTAAAACCACAACAGATGTTGGTGAGCTGCAGTATGGAGGTGCAGGCATATTCTTTTGCCAATAAGCATattttccccaaatgtcaaactattcattTAACTTAGTTTCTTTCAAAGAAAGAAGACATTTGCTTAGGCCCTTCTGATGTTTTCATGCTAGTGCTTGTGGTTGTGTTAGTTTAACAAGTGACATGATTTTCATACCATTTAAATCAAAGTTTCCGCAGAGAAAGGGTGAACGTTGTCAGGATGTTAAACAAAATGCATGACGAGGTGTCATGTACAGAGGATTTTATATGAAGTTAAACActaaaaagaacaaacagcacTGGCCCTCAGGGAACTTCGAAGAGCTTGAACTGAGAAGGTGCTGCTGTCAGGTTAAAATCTAATAGTTAAATCCCTTGACAGCTACTTCTATTACATTTAAGTCACTATTGGCGAGCTTCCTTTCTTCTTGTTGAGTCTAGGTTCATGTTGAAGTCACGACTGAAAGCTGAcataataatgaaatatttcGTCCGCCTCTGCTTTATTGTGATTGGAGCACCAATTTCTGCCAAAGTCACTGCGACTGCTGTTTCAAATTCAGGACAGATAATAGATCTGTGCAAGTATGCAGACTTTTTCTACAGCAGACCaaatttcttttgcttttcGGTCAGGGgcaatttctttttaaatatcatGTGCTCTCTTCATGCTACGAATAGACTGTACCGCTCATGTCAGTCAACCATACAACAGGACTGGCTGATGTTGGAGCCAAGCTTTTTGTGGGTGTTTCTTATTAACTGATCTTTGTTAAAGAGTGGGAATGTTTGATAGTCTTTAAGTTTAACTGTTTTtcctgtcactgctgctttctCCTGGTGTTAAATTAGTGCTTTCTGTGTGGTCTCTCCAGAGATGCCTGATACTTTTTTCAGCATATTGCTCTTACTTCAGTGTTAAGTACCTCTTGGTGATGGAACCACAATTGCTAATCAGCAACATGAGCATGAATAAAATGCCAGAGGATGTGTACATCGCTTCAAAATGTTGGCTGAACTAATGTGGTGCTCCATTAAAGCAACTAGAACTGACTTGCTGGCAGGTGGAGTGAAGAGCACTTGAGGCTTAACAGTGGGTGCCTATGTTCTTTTCAGTGTAAGAAGAAGAACTCTAAACAATAGATACTAGAGTGTAATGCATATATTTTAGAGATGGGTTTTAACGATTTCTTGACCATTATCAGACGgtaaaatgcagctttcttttatGGCAGGCA
Proteins encoded in this region:
- the abcc2 gene encoding ATP-binding cassette sub-family C member 2 translates to MCAAVLDEYCGSTFWNYSYLNREDPDLPLCFEQTVLVWIPLGFLWLCAPWHLVSLCRSTRVNTKHLTKLYICKQFVVSLLFLTAIAGLALTLGEDFGPGDDTPSAMKNPDVYYANPVLFAVTWILVLMCQEGVRRTEGAVDSSSLFMFWFLLVLCDIFPFQTLLREALKLGEIRDLPRFCLFYISFGLELIALILSAVADIPPEAKDRAKKNPKEGAAFLSRITFNWFNSMAVKGYKQPLVQEDMWELNNADTTSYINERFQRVMQLELGAAVAKYRKKLDKKSQKKRDKAQEEAFGNGLSNSLGKGVSQDVLMMEEKEKKEDDKKKKKDKKKEEKDYPNSWLITTIYKTFKRILYESAIFKLLQDLLAFVSPQLLKLMVSFTKDKDRNVWEGYLYAVLLLVVAILQSLFLQQYFQRCFVLGTKVRTAIMAAVYKKSLVVSNEARKESTVGETVNLMSADAQRFNDVTNFIHLLWSCPLQIILSIFFLWLELGPSVLAGLGVMVLMVPINGLLANKARNFQIENMKFKDKRLKIMNEMLSGIKILKLYAWEPSFQTQVKDIRNEELKVMKKFAYLQSVSIFIFTCAPALVSVVTFAVFVGVSSDNLLTAEKAFTSISLFNILRFPLAMLPMLIASIVQTLVSKKRLEKFLGGEDLESDTIRHDPNFSSAVSVCDGSFSWEREAQPLLKNVSLDIKPGRLVAVVGAVGSGKSSLISALLGEMHCTKGFINIQGSLAFVPQQAWIQNATLRDNILFGSPHEEKRFQKVIKACALAPDLELLPGGDLTEIGEKGINLSGGQKQRVSLARAAYSQADIYLLDDPLSAVDSHVGKHLFEKVIGPKGVLKDKTRILVTHGVSFLPYVDEIVVLVDGVISEVGSYDSLRASRGAFSEFLDTYAKEQSNQTHSEKGNSQDSADIELIPESDDVQPDSALEDAVSVTLKRENSIRRSQRNGSVRLRKNSSIKKSADVDESKKGQRLIENETMETGRVKFSVYVQYMSALGWGYTFMAFMNYLLQNAAFIGQNVWLSDWTSDSDEYANKTYPAHIRDTRVGVFGALGVVQGIFVFIGTLLLTKASIKASRVLHSSLLNNILRVPMVFFDTTPTGRVVNRFAKDIFTVDEAIPQSIRSWLMCLLGVLGTLLVICMATPFFIIVIIPLAVIYFYVQRFYVATSRQLRRLDSVSRSPIYSHFSETVAGLSVIRAYQHQERFLKHNEITIDGNLKSVYPWIASNRWLAIRLEFLGNLVVFFSALLAVIARDSLESGTVGMSISYALNVTQTLNWLVRMTSELETNIVAVERVSEYSKLENEAKWISNIRPIKTWPEHGRLWFENYKVRYRPELDLVLHGITCHINSTEKIGIVGRTGAGKSSLTNCLFRIIEAAEGRIVIDGIDISTIGLHDLRNRLTIIPQDPVLFSGTLRMNLDPFDRCSDEDIWRVLELSHLKDYVAGLQEGLQHEVTEGGENLSVGQRQLLCLARALLRKSRILILDEATAAVDLETDDLIQNTIRREFSHCTVLTIAHRLHSIMDSSRVMVLDAGKIVEFDSPSNLLAKRGHFYSMAKDAGITQDTLTAL